The following are encoded together in the Chlorocebus sabaeus isolate Y175 chromosome 20, mChlSab1.0.hap1, whole genome shotgun sequence genome:
- the LOC103247224 gene encoding uncharacterized protein — protein sequence MAFACPAPLLLQKPPETPRSATQPEPPGVPREAERRVGSRDGSSRSLRRLHPVREPVPTPPSRFRGRCGAAAAIFGSCVPHGGSTRAGMVARVARRSPRREQGLALTRAPD from the coding sequence ATGGCCTTCGCCTGCCCTGCCCCTCTCCTGCTTCAGAAGCCCCCAGAAACTCCCCGGTCGGCGACCCAGCCCGAGCCGCCTGGGGTCCCAAGGGAAGCTGAACGCCGGGTGGGCTCCCGGGATGGTTCTTCCCGTTCTCTGCGCCGCCTTCACCCAGTGAGGGAGCCTGTGCCCACCCCGCCCAGTCGCTTTCGGGGCCGCTGCGGAGCTGCCGCTGCCATCTTCGGATCCTGTGTCCCGCACGGCGGCTCCACCAGGGCAGGGATGGTGGCGAGGGTCGCTCGTCGGTCCCCTCGCAGGGAGCAGGGTCTGGCACTCACCAGGGCGCCCGACTAG